In one Sphingomonas sp. AP4-R1 genomic region, the following are encoded:
- a CDS encoding response regulator transcription factor — protein MAHILIVEDDELTSEVIARELRPRGHEVVQARDGVTGLRLAQEQRFDALTLDRMLPGLDGLSLVSQLRAEGVTTPVLMISALSDVDERIAGLRAGGDDYLVKPFAPSEMAARIEVLLRRVQQAESTVLQVGSLRMDLIRREVSVDGEPVRLLQMEFRLLELLARGAGEVIGRQIIFERVWGYYFDPGANLINVHIARLRKKLDRPGRPSAIVTVKGEGYRLDAV, from the coding sequence GTGGCGCATATCCTGATCGTCGAGGATGACGAGCTGACCTCCGAGGTGATCGCGCGCGAATTGCGGCCGCGCGGTCATGAGGTGGTGCAGGCGCGCGACGGCGTCACCGGGCTCCGGCTGGCGCAGGAGCAGAGGTTCGATGCGCTGACGCTGGATCGGATGCTGCCGGGGCTCGACGGGCTCAGCCTCGTCTCGCAATTGCGCGCGGAGGGCGTGACGACGCCGGTGCTGATGATCTCGGCCCTGTCGGATGTCGACGAACGCATCGCCGGGCTGCGCGCGGGCGGCGACGATTATCTGGTGAAGCCGTTCGCGCCGAGCGAGATGGCGGCGCGGATCGAGGTGCTGCTGCGCCGCGTGCAGCAGGCCGAATCCACCGTGCTGCAGGTGGGATCGCTCCGGATGGACCTGATCCGGCGCGAAGTGTCCGTCGATGGCGAGCCCGTCCGCCTGCTGCAGATGGAATTCCGCCTGCTGGAGCTGCTGGCGCGCGGCGCGGGCGAGGTGATCGGCCGGCAGATCATCTTCGAGCGCGTCTGGGGCTATTATTTCGATCCGGGCGCGAACCTGATCAACGTCCATATCGCGCGCCTGCGCAAGAAGCTGGACCGGCCCGGCCGTCCCTCCGCGATCGTGACGGTGAAGGGCGAGGGATACCGGCTCGATGCCGTCTGA
- a CDS encoding HAMP domain-containing sensor histidine kinase, whose translation MPSDRLRFGDIRRTSAFRLTISLGLVFTLGLLALLAAIYLMTARELTERNDRILRSIADRLLAVDPVRLPASVGQEMRRERDGFNYVGLIASDGEQIVGDISIDRPVKPGRPIEVMAGTVPIRLIAVRTGTGETILVGRDFTQVRDLRRRVLAIVAGSGIVILLGVGAGGTWLSLSPLRRVSELQTAARKISQGHFEVRMPITGRRDELDQFAGTVNAMVEEVGRVVAQVKGVTDAIAHDMRTPLMHLRALLDEAADSPEASPAIVALAGRGREELDHVLARFAALLRISEIETGARRSGFRAVNLAALLRASHQLYAPLAEDRGIALEHRTGGLTTIGADEQLLFEALSNLIDNAIKFAGSTVLIALHEEPEGIEIEVRDDGPGIPVSEREAVLRRFHRGSNAADVPGSGLGLSIVVAIAHLHGATLRLEDAHPGLSARLRFPYETD comes from the coding sequence ATGCCGTCTGACCGGCTTCGCTTCGGCGATATCCGCCGGACCAGCGCCTTCCGCCTGACGATCTCGCTGGGGCTGGTCTTCACGCTCGGACTGCTGGCGCTGCTGGCGGCGATCTATCTGATGACGGCGCGCGAGCTGACCGAGCGCAACGATCGCATCCTGCGCAGCATCGCGGATCGCCTGCTCGCGGTCGATCCGGTGCGGCTGCCCGCCAGCGTCGGGCAGGAGATGCGGCGCGAGCGGGACGGCTTCAATTATGTCGGGCTGATCGCCAGCGACGGCGAGCAGATCGTGGGCGACATCAGCATCGATCGCCCGGTGAAGCCCGGCCGCCCGATCGAGGTGATGGCGGGCACTGTCCCGATCCGCCTGATCGCGGTCCGCACCGGCACGGGCGAAACCATCCTCGTCGGCCGCGATTTCACGCAGGTGCGCGATCTGCGCCGGCGCGTGCTGGCGATCGTGGCGGGCAGCGGCATCGTGATCCTGCTGGGCGTGGGCGCGGGGGGAACCTGGCTCAGCCTCAGCCCGCTCCGGCGCGTGAGCGAATTGCAGACCGCCGCGCGCAAGATCTCGCAGGGGCATTTCGAGGTCCGCATGCCGATCACCGGGCGGCGGGACGAGCTCGATCAGTTCGCCGGCACCGTCAATGCGATGGTCGAGGAGGTCGGCCGCGTGGTGGCGCAGGTGAAGGGCGTCACCGATGCGATCGCGCACGACATGCGGACGCCGCTGATGCATCTGCGCGCGCTGCTGGACGAAGCGGCGGATTCACCCGAGGCGTCGCCCGCCATCGTCGCGCTGGCCGGGCGGGGGCGCGAGGAGCTGGATCATGTGCTGGCGCGCTTCGCCGCCTTGCTGCGGATTTCGGAGATCGAGACGGGTGCGCGCCGGTCGGGCTTCCGCGCCGTCAATCTCGCCGCGCTTTTGCGGGCCTCGCACCAGCTCTACGCGCCGCTCGCCGAGGATCGCGGGATCGCGCTGGAGCATCGCACGGGGGGGCTCACCACGATCGGCGCGGACGAACAATTGCTGTTCGAAGCGCTCAGCAACCTGATCGACAATGCGATCAAGTTCGCCGGCTCGACGGTGCTCATCGCGCTGCACGAAGAGCCCGAGGGGATCGAGATCGAGGTGCGCGACGACGGGCCCGGCATCCCCGTGTCGGAGCGCGAGGCGGTGCTGCGGCGCTTCCATCGCGGGTCCAACGCGGCGGACGTGCCGGGATCGGGGCTGGGCCTTTCGATCGTGGTGGCGATCGCGCATCTGCACGGCGCCACGCTGCGGCTGGAGGACGCCCATCCCGGCCTTTCGGCGCGCCTCCGCTTCCCGTACGAGACCGACTGA
- a CDS encoding efflux RND transporter permease subunit: MLQLVKIALSKPYTFVVLAILITLSGSIAWMKTPTDIFPDIKMPVIAVVWSYRGLPPEEMAGRIIYYYERQLSLSVNDIEHVESQSLNGNGVVKIFFQPGTDIRTATAQVTSVSQTVLKQMPPGITPPQILNYNASTVPILQLALSSKTLSEGAIFDLGQNAIRPALATVQGAAVPTPYGGRERQIQIDLDPAALQARHLSAADVGAALAAQNQIIPAGTAKIGQYEYNIRLNNSPEVIDDLNKLPIKTVGSSTVLMGDVAHVRDGSPPQKNVVRVDGGRAVLMTILKAGSASTIQIVDGAKALIPKLKETLPAALNVQPLADQSLFVKAAVSGVVREGAIAAGLTSVMILLFLGSWRSTVIIAASIPLAILAAVAALSAVGETLNVMTLGGLALAVGILVDDATVTIENINWHLEQGKTVTQSILDGAEQIVRPAFVSLLCICIAFVPMFFLPGIAGFLFAPMAKAVVFAMIASFILSRTLVPTMSNYLLRDHATEHSVAVAASHDAGAGRPHTQNPFRRFQHGFEKRFETVQTYYLSLLDFALARRRVFIPGFLAVVLLSFALVPMLGRNFFPSIDGGQISLHVRAPVGTRIEETAAQFDRIEARIRSIIPADQIVSVVDNIGLPVSGTNLAYSNTGGIGPQDGDILISLSEDHSPTDGYVRTLRRELPQAFPGTTFSFLPADIISQILNFGSPAPIDLQISGPNREANEAYANRMMNRLHQIAGIADVRLEQANDYPELAFDVDRAQADRVGITENDVTRSLSVNLAGSLQVSPAFWLNPKNGVSYPIVVQTPEYRTDSMTSVQNIPVTGSKAGDYQLLGALGSLHREASPGLVTHYDIKPSFDIYATTQGRDLGAVAGDIDAIIKDMAKDRPKGTTVTLRGQSQTMNTAFSGLILGLIGAIALIYLLIVVNFQSWIDPFVIVSALPAALAGIVWMLFATHTPLSVPALTGAIMCMGVATANSVLVISFARERLAITGDAMKAAAEAGATRFRPVLMTALAMIIGMAPMALGLGEGGEQNAPLGRAVIGGLICATTATLLFVPVLFAIAHSRSKRGATHDVSTGELVHAE; encoded by the coding sequence ATGCTCCAACTCGTCAAGATCGCTCTCTCCAAGCCCTACACGTTCGTCGTTCTGGCGATCCTGATCACCCTTTCGGGGTCGATCGCGTGGATGAAGACCCCCACCGACATCTTCCCGGACATCAAGATGCCGGTGATCGCGGTGGTCTGGTCCTATCGGGGTCTTCCCCCCGAGGAGATGGCCGGGCGCATCATCTATTATTACGAGCGCCAGCTCTCGCTCTCGGTGAACGATATCGAGCATGTCGAAAGCCAGAGCCTGAACGGCAACGGCGTGGTGAAGATCTTCTTCCAGCCGGGTACCGACATCCGCACGGCGACCGCGCAGGTGACCTCCGTCAGCCAGACCGTGCTGAAGCAGATGCCGCCGGGCATCACCCCGCCGCAGATCTTGAACTACAACGCCTCGACCGTCCCGATCCTGCAGTTGGCGCTGTCGTCGAAGACATTGTCCGAGGGCGCGATCTTCGATCTCGGCCAGAATGCGATCCGGCCGGCGCTGGCGACCGTGCAGGGCGCAGCCGTGCCGACGCCCTATGGTGGCCGCGAGCGCCAGATCCAGATCGATCTGGATCCCGCAGCCCTGCAGGCACGCCACCTTTCGGCGGCCGACGTGGGCGCGGCGCTGGCGGCGCAGAACCAGATCATCCCGGCCGGCACCGCCAAAATCGGCCAGTATGAATATAATATCCGCCTGAACAACAGCCCGGAAGTCATCGACGATCTGAACAAGCTGCCGATCAAGACGGTCGGCAGCAGCACGGTGCTGATGGGTGACGTCGCCCATGTGCGCGATGGTTCGCCGCCGCAGAAGAATGTGGTGCGCGTCGATGGCGGTCGCGCCGTTCTGATGACGATCCTGAAGGCGGGGTCGGCCTCGACCATCCAGATCGTGGATGGCGCCAAGGCGCTGATCCCGAAGCTGAAGGAAACGCTGCCGGCCGCATTGAACGTGCAGCCGCTGGCCGATCAGTCGCTGTTCGTGAAGGCCGCCGTCTCGGGCGTGGTGCGCGAGGGCGCGATCGCGGCGGGTCTCACCAGCGTGATGATCCTGCTGTTCCTGGGATCATGGCGCTCGACCGTCATCATCGCCGCCTCGATCCCGCTCGCCATCCTGGCGGCGGTGGCGGCCTTGTCGGCGGTGGGCGAGACGCTGAACGTGATGACGCTGGGGGGCCTCGCGCTCGCCGTCGGCATCCTGGTCGACGACGCGACGGTGACGATCGAGAACATCAACTGGCACCTCGAACAGGGGAAGACCGTCACCCAGTCGATCCTCGACGGGGCCGAGCAGATCGTGCGCCCGGCCTTCGTGTCGCTGCTGTGCATCTGCATCGCGTTCGTGCCGATGTTCTTCCTGCCGGGCATCGCCGGCTTCCTGTTCGCGCCGATGGCCAAGGCCGTGGTGTTCGCGATGATCGCCTCGTTCATCCTGTCGCGCACGCTGGTGCCGACGATGAGCAATTATCTGCTGCGCGATCACGCGACCGAGCATTCGGTGGCGGTGGCGGCCAGCCATGATGCGGGCGCCGGCCGCCCTCACACGCAGAACCCGTTCCGTCGCTTCCAGCATGGCTTCGAGAAGCGGTTTGAGACGGTGCAGACCTATTATCTGTCCCTGCTGGATTTCGCGCTGGCGCGCCGCCGCGTGTTCATCCCGGGCTTCCTTGCCGTCGTGCTGCTGTCGTTCGCGCTGGTCCCGATGCTGGGGCGCAACTTCTTCCCGTCGATCGATGGCGGCCAGATCAGCCTTCACGTCCGCGCGCCGGTCGGCACGCGCATCGAGGAGACGGCCGCGCAGTTCGACCGGATCGAGGCGCGTATCCGCAGCATCATCCCGGCGGACCAGATCGTGTCGGTGGTCGACAATATCGGCCTGCCGGTGTCGGGTACCAACCTCGCTTATTCCAATACGGGCGGCATCGGCCCGCAGGATGGCGACATCCTCATCAGCCTGAGCGAGGACCACAGCCCGACGGACGGTTATGTGCGGACGCTGCGGCGCGAACTGCCGCAGGCGTTTCCGGGCACGACCTTCTCGTTCCTGCCCGCCGACATCATCAGCCAGATCCTGAACTTCGGCTCGCCGGCGCCGATCGACCTGCAGATCTCCGGCCCGAACCGCGAGGCGAACGAGGCGTATGCGAACCGGATGATGAACCGGCTCCACCAGATCGCCGGCATCGCCGACGTGCGGCTGGAGCAGGCCAATGACTATCCGGAGCTGGCCTTCGACGTGGATCGTGCGCAGGCGGACCGCGTCGGCATCACCGAGAATGACGTGACGCGCAGCCTTTCCGTCAATCTGGCGGGCAGCCTGCAGGTGTCGCCGGCCTTCTGGCTCAATCCGAAGAACGGCGTCTCCTATCCGATCGTCGTCCAGACGCCCGAATATCGCACCGATTCGATGACCTCGGTGCAGAACATCCCCGTGACCGGCTCCAAGGCGGGCGATTATCAGCTGCTGGGCGCGCTCGGCTCGCTCCACCGCGAGGCGTCGCCGGGCCTCGTCACCCACTATGACATCAAGCCCTCGTTCGACATCTATGCGACGACGCAGGGCCGCGATCTCGGCGCGGTGGCGGGCGATATCGACGCGATCATCAAGGATATGGCCAAGGATCGCCCGAAGGGCACCACCGTCACGCTGCGCGGTCAGTCGCAGACGATGAACACGGCCTTCTCCGGGCTTATCCTGGGCCTGATCGGCGCGATCGCGCTGATCTATCTGCTGATCGTCGTGAACTTCCAGTCGTGGATCGATCCGTTCGTGATCGTCTCGGCGCTGCCGGCCGCACTCGCGGGCATCGTCTGGATGCTGTTTGCCACGCACACGCCGCTCTCCGTGCCCGCGCTCACCGGTGCGATCATGTGCATGGGCGTCGCCACGGCCAACTCGGTGCTGGTCATCAGCTTCGCCCGCGAACGGCTGGCGATCACCGGCGATGCGATGAAGGCCGCGGCCGAGGCCGGCGCCACCCGCTTCCGCCCCGTGCTGATGACGGCGCTCGCCATGATCATCGGCATGGCGCCGATGGCATTGGGCCTGGGCGAGGGCGGCGAGCAGAATGCGCCGCTCGGCCGCGCCGTGATCGGCGGCCTGATCTGCGCCACCACCGCCACCTTGCTGTTCGTGCCCGTCCTGTTCGCGATCGCCCACAGCCGCAGCAAGCGCGGCGCGACCCACGATGTTTCCACCGGAGAACTTGTCCATGCAGAGTGA
- a CDS encoding efflux RND transporter periplasmic adaptor subunit has translation MQSDATAPAAPKGLKTAGIVAGVVAIGVVAAGAVIRHRDTREAQEWSDARSIPTVHLIAVPSAASGAPLSLPGTIEAWNNAKLYARVGGYVKAWYRDIGADVPAGTALGQIDTPELDQQIIQARAALARARANAALAKSTAVRWNDLLTTNSVSHQEVDEKNGDLLAQNAAVQAAEADLGRLTALKGFATLRAPFAGVVTQRAADIGDLVGPGTSAQQPLFSVADIHRMRVYVSVPQAYSAAMKPGMTATVTVPDYPGRTWKGPVIGTSGAISGQSGTFQVQVAIDNPGEALKAGGYGQVSFDMAGRESAVQIPSNTLVFRAAGTEVATVGPDGKVHLVAITIGRDLGGKVEITHGLKPGMKIVDNPPDSIAEGELVRVGTQSNG, from the coding sequence ATGCAGAGTGATGCCACGGCGCCCGCCGCGCCGAAGGGCCTCAAGACGGCCGGCATCGTTGCCGGGGTCGTCGCTATCGGCGTCGTCGCCGCCGGCGCCGTCATCCGCCACCGCGATACGCGCGAGGCGCAGGAGTGGTCCGACGCGCGATCGATCCCGACGGTGCATCTGATCGCGGTGCCTTCCGCCGCCTCCGGCGCACCGCTCTCGCTGCCGGGCACGATCGAGGCGTGGAACAACGCCAAGCTCTATGCCCGCGTCGGCGGTTACGTGAAGGCCTGGTATCGCGACATCGGCGCGGACGTGCCGGCCGGCACGGCGCTCGGCCAGATCGACACGCCCGAACTGGACCAGCAGATCATCCAGGCGCGCGCCGCCCTCGCCCGCGCCAGGGCCAATGCCGCGCTCGCCAAGAGCACGGCGGTACGCTGGAACGATCTGCTGACGACCAACTCCGTCAGCCATCAGGAAGTCGACGAGAAGAACGGCGATCTGCTCGCGCAGAATGCGGCAGTGCAGGCGGCCGAGGCCGATCTGGGGCGGCTGACCGCGCTGAAGGGCTTCGCCACGCTGCGCGCGCCGTTCGCGGGCGTGGTGACGCAGCGCGCGGCGGATATCGGCGATCTCGTCGGCCCCGGCACCAGCGCGCAGCAGCCGCTCTTCTCCGTCGCGGACATCCACCGGATGCGCGTCTATGTCAGCGTGCCGCAGGCCTATTCGGCCGCGATGAAGCCGGGCATGACCGCCACCGTCACCGTCCCCGATTATCCGGGGCGGACATGGAAGGGGCCCGTGATCGGCACGTCGGGCGCGATCAGCGGCCAGTCCGGCACGTTCCAGGTGCAGGTGGCGATCGACAATCCGGGCGAGGCGCTGAAGGCCGGCGGCTATGGCCAGGTGTCGTTCGACATGGCCGGGCGCGAGAGCGCGGTGCAGATCCCGTCCAACACGCTCGTCTTCCGCGCCGCCGGCACCGAAGTCGCCACGGTGGGACCCGACGGCAAGGTCCATCTGGTGGCGATCACGATCGGCCGGGATCTGGGGGGCAAGGTGGAGATCACGCACGGCCTGAAGCCGGGCATGAAGATCGTCGACAATCCGCCCGATTCCATCGCTGAGGGCGAACTCGTCCGGGTCGGCACGCAGAGCAATGGCTAA
- a CDS encoding efflux transporter outer membrane subunit produces the protein MAKRLIAVLLGAAALGGCSFAPPYKPPVAPAPPAFKEAGPWQPAQPAAASAAPADWWSMFGDAQLGALEAKIASDNPTLAGALGRYDQARAYLSQARAGLFPEVGVGADLTRNRQSDNRPLRGQTQPDYYSSATVAGDFGYELDLWGRVRNSVRAGKAEAEASGDDAAALKLSLESELATTYFALRGYDQQIKLLAATIDAYAQADTITRHRFEGGIANALDAGRSGAQLAEAQAQLEDVKAARALAEHAIASLIGMPASSFSIAASDDAITLPGVPALLPSTLLERRPDVAAAERRMAAANAAIGVTKAAFFPAITLGGQGGYQNTGIPGLMTAPNILWSIGPSAVLNLFDGGRRRAQVRVARARWAQATADYRGQVLTAFQEVEDNLSQLHYLGTEAEAENRAVEQAAIAEQTAVNRFSKGAVNYLDVVTAQTVALRVRRTAIELRTRQLQASVKLTRATGGGWQPGQPLKN, from the coding sequence ATGGCTAAGCGCCTGATCGCGGTGCTGCTGGGCGCGGCGGCGCTTGGCGGCTGTTCCTTCGCGCCGCCCTACAAGCCGCCGGTCGCGCCGGCCCCGCCCGCTTTTAAGGAAGCCGGGCCGTGGCAGCCGGCGCAGCCCGCCGCCGCCTCGGCCGCGCCCGCCGACTGGTGGAGCATGTTCGGCGATGCCCAACTGGGCGCGCTGGAGGCGAAGATCGCCTCCGACAATCCCACGCTGGCGGGGGCGCTCGGCCGTTACGATCAGGCGCGCGCCTATCTGTCGCAGGCGCGCGCGGGCCTTTTCCCGGAGGTCGGCGTGGGCGCCGATCTCACGCGCAACCGCCAGTCGGACAATCGCCCGCTGCGTGGCCAGACCCAGCCCGATTATTATTCGTCGGCCACGGTGGCGGGCGATTTCGGCTATGAGCTGGATCTGTGGGGCCGCGTCCGCAACAGCGTGCGCGCCGGCAAGGCCGAGGCGGAGGCCAGCGGCGACGATGCCGCCGCGCTGAAGCTCTCGCTCGAAAGCGAACTCGCCACCACCTATTTCGCGCTGCGCGGTTACGATCAGCAGATCAAGCTGCTCGCCGCCACGATCGATGCCTATGCCCAGGCCGATACGATCACCAGGCATCGCTTCGAGGGCGGCATCGCCAATGCGCTGGATGCGGGCCGCTCGGGCGCGCAGCTGGCCGAGGCGCAGGCGCAATTGGAAGATGTGAAGGCGGCGCGCGCGCTGGCCGAACATGCGATCGCCAGCCTGATCGGCATGCCGGCCTCCTCCTTCTCGATCGCGGCAAGCGATGACGCGATCACCTTGCCCGGCGTGCCGGCGCTGCTGCCGTCGACCTTGCTGGAGCGTCGCCCCGATGTCGCCGCCGCCGAACGGCGCATGGCCGCCGCCAATGCCGCGATCGGCGTGACGAAGGCCGCCTTCTTCCCCGCCATCACGCTGGGCGGGCAGGGCGGCTATCAGAATACCGGCATACCGGGCCTGATGACCGCGCCGAACATATTGTGGTCGATCGGGCCCAGCGCCGTGCTGAACCTGTTCGATGGCGGGCGCCGTCGCGCGCAGGTGCGCGTCGCGCGCGCGCGATGGGCGCAGGCGACCGCCGATTATCGCGGACAGGTGCTGACGGCATTCCAGGAGGTGGAGGACAATCTCTCCCAGCTCCACTATCTCGGGACCGAGGCCGAGGCCGAGAACCGCGCGGTGGAGCAGGCCGCGATCGCCGAGCAGACGGCGGTCAATCGCTTCTCCAAGGGTGCGGTCAATTATCTGGACGTGGTGACCGCGCAGACCGTGGCGCTGCGCGTGCGGCGCACCGCGATCGAGCTGCGGACGCGGCAGTTGCAGGCGAGCGTGAAGCTGACGCGCGCGACGGGCGGAGGCTGGCAGCCGGGACAGCCGTTGAAGAACTGA
- a CDS encoding CHAT domain-containing protein, translating to MWAKRGALVAVAALLASGSGTAAPRVRGAAPDIFVLGRDATGEPCSATRNWRDPRLGDAFDSAWGLTCRGVAASRQQGYALRLAPTHAAGADETDCGAPLQQTIAGIGPVETRACYDETLATAAVRVRFRHDGRLYVGASASTALGPLEALLRTIARVAPAPADRDVVVKPTLAADRLQQPAKIAQAKDARAGFDAAAALQASIQLNHRGLYVEASRLLNDALSRLDGEAAPLTRVELELEAGLADSNIRQFDAADEHFTRANAVLSAHAGADRAAALEAKRAVYRGLDLLNRRQWAEAYAAMGATDARDNPLLDPATLSALNQAPAGAGVSAALSAVDGAQLARLLLEAQRRWARSVALLALGRTRDSNEELDRAAEGIGELQRSVDSDALVAIKSRVQRQYARVAVREGKVDLALSLFDCSIATLQGQPPSLAKPCPLDRPVRRAGTPGNAEGLMIAETELERTSILARRPGVAMKDLLAAYDAGVDALIASTDASGIVPSSLENYLETLATLYAQTPTDEIAERYFRAVQSVGEPAIARQLAQLQSVVTGDGMLGAKVRDRGELERQIVQLRYAIASAPADDAAGLAALESQRRGAEAKLVDLNATISSDSRYRAVDDRPATIAQMRAALRPGEIYVKVSRLRGRAWATTIDGAHTWIYPLAGTSDDVDETATAVLNSIRDNSDTLPIFDVASAHTLFRLLAGPAEPAILGSKAIVFDLSGALQNLPASVMVAEEASVKAYAARAEQEPNDYSHVDFLAGRAEISNALSPRSFLIARALPESAAARPFIGFGQNAPPIEGGARDTARPISFGVGCPMSYLNLANIMRAVRPVSAAELGIAAQALGDPTAPEVTGAAFTDTAMMAASDAGDYTRYQVIHFATHGLPESHWGCSVVPPSLLTTLGAPAPIDQPQSDGLLTFSEIARLRLDANLVVLLACETAAGVSTRGGRLGGQDESAATLDGLVRAFITANARAVLATYWKVPDGEATLDFVRTLYTTGRTGTIGAALRRAQTQVIERPDISHPYFWAPFFLVGDASKTMLSQPLPATQHVATR from the coding sequence ATGTGGGCGAAGCGCGGGGCTCTGGTCGCGGTGGCGGCGCTGTTGGCGTCCGGCAGCGGCACGGCCGCGCCGCGCGTGCGGGGTGCCGCGCCCGACATCTTCGTGCTGGGCCGCGATGCGACCGGCGAGCCCTGTTCGGCCACGCGCAACTGGCGCGATCCCCGGCTGGGTGACGCGTTCGATTCCGCCTGGGGGCTGACCTGCCGGGGCGTCGCCGCCAGCCGTCAGCAGGGCTATGCGCTGCGTCTCGCCCCAACCCACGCCGCCGGGGCCGACGAGACGGATTGCGGCGCCCCGCTCCAGCAGACGATCGCGGGGATCGGCCCCGTCGAGACGCGGGCCTGCTATGACGAGACGCTGGCGACCGCCGCCGTGCGCGTGCGCTTCCGGCATGACGGGCGGCTCTATGTGGGCGCCAGCGCCTCCACCGCGCTCGGGCCGCTGGAGGCGTTGCTGCGGACGATCGCGCGCGTGGCGCCCGCGCCCGCCGATCGCGACGTGGTGGTGAAGCCGACGCTTGCCGCCGATCGCCTGCAACAGCCCGCGAAGATCGCGCAGGCGAAGGACGCGCGGGCGGGCTTCGATGCCGCCGCCGCCCTGCAGGCCAGCATCCAGCTCAATCATCGCGGCCTCTATGTGGAGGCGTCGCGCCTGCTGAACGACGCGCTCTCGCGCCTCGACGGCGAAGCCGCGCCGCTCACCCGCGTCGAGCTGGAGCTGGAGGCAGGGCTCGCCGACAGCAATATCCGCCAGTTCGATGCGGCGGACGAGCATTTCACGCGCGCCAACGCCGTCCTCTCCGCCCATGCGGGCGCGGATCGCGCGGCCGCGCTGGAGGCGAAGCGCGCCGTCTATCGCGGGCTCGATCTGCTCAACCGCCGCCAATGGGCCGAGGCCTATGCGGCGATGGGGGCCACGGATGCGCGCGACAATCCGCTGCTCGATCCCGCCACGTTGAGCGCGCTCAATCAGGCGCCGGCGGGGGCGGGCGTGTCGGCGGCGCTCTCCGCCGTCGACGGCGCCCAGCTCGCGCGACTGTTGCTGGAGGCGCAGCGCCGCTGGGCGCGGAGCGTTGCGTTGCTGGCGCTCGGCCGCACCAGGGACAGCAATGAGGAACTGGATCGCGCCGCCGAGGGGATTGGCGAACTCCAGCGCAGCGTCGATTCCGATGCGCTGGTCGCGATCAAGTCCCGCGTGCAGCGCCAATATGCGCGCGTCGCCGTGCGCGAGGGCAAGGTGGATCTGGCCCTGTCGCTGTTCGATTGCTCGATCGCGACGTTGCAGGGCCAGCCGCCCTCGCTGGCGAAGCCCTGCCCGCTCGATCGGCCGGTGCGCCGCGCGGGCACGCCCGGCAATGCCGAAGGCTTGATGATCGCGGAGACGGAGCTGGAGCGCACCTCCATCCTCGCGCGCCGCCCCGGCGTGGCGATGAAGGATCTGCTGGCGGCCTATGATGCGGGCGTGGACGCGCTGATCGCCTCCACCGATGCGAGCGGCATCGTCCCCTCGTCGCTCGAAAATTATCTGGAGACGCTGGCGACGCTCTACGCGCAGACCCCCACGGACGAGATTGCCGAGCGCTATTTCCGCGCGGTCCAATCGGTGGGCGAGCCGGCGATCGCGCGCCAGCTGGCGCAGCTCCAGTCGGTCGTCACGGGGGACGGGATGCTCGGCGCCAAGGTGCGTGACCGGGGCGAGCTGGAGCGGCAGATCGTGCAGCTGCGCTATGCGATCGCCTCCGCCCCGGCCGACGATGCGGCGGGGCTCGCCGCGCTGGAAAGCCAGCGGCGCGGCGCCGAGGCCAAGCTGGTCGATCTGAACGCGACCATCTCGTCCGACAGCCGCTATCGCGCGGTGGACGATCGCCCCGCCACTATCGCGCAGATGCGCGCGGCGCTCCGGCCGGGCGAAATCTATGTGAAGGTCAGCCGCCTGCGCGGCCGCGCCTGGGCGACGACGATCGACGGCGCGCATACGTGGATCTATCCGCTCGCGGGCACCAGCGACGATGTCGACGAGACGGCGACGGCCGTGCTCAACTCGATCCGCGACAATAGCGATACGCTGCCGATCTTCGACGTCGCCTCGGCCCACACGCTCTTCCGCCTGCTGGCCGGGCCGGCCGAGCCCGCGATCCTGGGATCGAAGGCGATCGTGTTCGATCTCTCGGGCGCTCTCCAGAATCTGCCGGCGAGCGTGATGGTGGCGGAGGAAGCCTCGGTGAAGGCCTATGCGGCCCGCGCCGAGCAGGAGCCGAACGATTACAGCCATGTGGATTTCCTCGCCGGGCGCGCGGAGATTTCGAACGCGCTGTCGCCGCGCTCCTTCCTGATCGCGCGGGCCCTGCCGGAATCGGCGGCAGCGCGGCCCTTCATCGGGTTTGGCCAGAATGCGCCGCCGATCGAGGGCGGGGCGCGGGATACGGCGCGGCCGATCTCGTTCGGCGTCGGCTGCCCGATGTCCTATCTCAACCTCGCCAACATCATGCGCGCGGTGCGCCCCGTCTCGGCGGCCGAACTCGGCATCGCCGCGCAGGCGCTGGGCGATCCCACCGCGCCCGAGGTGACCGGCGCGGCCTTCACCGATACCGCGATGATGGCGGCCAGCGATGCGGGCGATTACACCCGCTATCAGGTGATCCACTTCGCCACGCACGGTCTGCCGGAATCGCATTGGGGCTGCTCGGTCGTTCCACCGTCCTTGCTCACCACGCTGGGGGCGCCCGCGCCGATCGACCAGCCGCAGTCGGATGGCCTGCTGACCTTCTCGGAAATCGCCCGGCTGCGGCTGGACGCCAATCTGGTGGTGCTGCTCGCCTGCGAGACGGCGGCGGGCGTCTCCACGCGCGGCGGGCGTCTGGGCGGGCAGGATGAATCGGCGGCGACGCTGGACGGTCTGGTCCGGGCCTTCATCACCGCCAATGCGCGTGCGGTGCTGGCCACTTACTGGAAGGTGCCGGATGGCGAGGCGACCCTGGATTTCGTCCGCACGCTCTACACGACCGGCCGGACCGGGACGATCGGCGCGGCTTTGCGCCGCGCGCAGACGCAGGTGATCGAGCGGCCCGACATATCCCATCCCTATTTCTGGGCGCCCTTCTTCCTGGTGGGCGATGCGAGCAAGACGATGCTGTCGCAGCCGCTGCCGGCGACGCAGCATGTGGCGACGCGATAG